The stretch of DNA GTGGAGGACTCGGATGTGACTGTTTCGACCCTTTCGGTTACCTGCCTGAATCGGCACGTAGCAGACCGGAAGCCCGCTGCGGAAAAAAGCCATCGTGATGGTGGTCGGATAGGAAAAGCCGTTGGGCAGCAGGTACAGATAACTGCGGAAGGCATCGGCACGCACGGCCCGGAAACCGGAGGTGAGATCCTCGATGTGCTGGCCAGTCATCCAGCCGGCCAAGGCGTTATAGAAGCGGTTGGCCAGTTTACGGGAAAAGTTTGCGTGTGAGTCGGCGCTGCGGGCACCGACGGCCATCATGTAGCCTGCTTTTAGCGGTTCGAGAAGACGAGGAATGCAGGTCGGATCGTGCTGTCCATCAGCATCCAGAAACACCAATGTGTTGCCTCTGGCATTGCGAGCACCGGTTTTGATCGCTGCACCGTTGCCCATCGGATAAGGATGGCAGATTACTGTCGCACCTTCATCCCTTGCGATGCGGGCCGTATCGTCCGTAGAACCATCGTCGACGACCAGCAGTTCTGCGGCTGGGCAGATCGAGCGGATGCAGGCCAGCACCGGTTGAATGGCTCCGGCTTCGTCCCGGGCCGGAATGATGATCGTCAAATCTGGAGTCGGCATGTCAGTGCTCTAATTTGCCCGATTCATCCGGGCGAAAATTGGTGGCGTTCAGCGCATTGCGAAATTGCATGATCCGGTGTTCCCAACTGAA from Nitrospira sp. encodes:
- a CDS encoding glycosyltransferase family 2 protein, with protein sequence MPTPDLTIIIPARDEAGAIQPVLACIRSICPAAELLVVDDGSTDDTARIARDEGATVICHPYPMGNGAAIKTGARNARGNTLVFLDADGQHDPTCIPRLLEPLKAGYMMAVGARSADSHANFSRKLANRFYNALAGWMTGQHIEDLTSGFRAVRADAFRSYLYLLPNGFSYPTTITMAFFRSGLPVCYVPIQAGNRKGRNSHIRVLHDGTKFLLIIFKIGTLYSPLRLFGPISLMFLLTGLSYYAFTYITQHRFTNMGMLMLATSVIVFLIGLISEQITNLLYSDRSS